A section of the Oryzias latipes chromosome 8, ASM223467v1 genome encodes:
- the LOC101162842 gene encoding transmembrane protein 56-B yields the protein METRELTVVAGSFVGFQLLFSVVSPRLASTITPDCRRLPPPKLTEWNSRLVSTVHALIVGFFCLYILWFDDAVNANPVWGDPNLVKLNVAITCGYLVYDLVLLACNWKTMGDGFFVCHHLAALYAYGYVLTRGVLPYFANFRLISELSTPFVNQRWFFEALKYPRSHWMVVSNGVAMAVVFFLVRIAVMPSYWASVFATFGTPEFERLGLGAQVAWITSCIALDVLNTIWMYKIARGCFKVLMGRGGAKVKHVEDKKSSSDSKHVNNHTD from the exons ATGGAGACCAGAGAGTTGACCGTGGTGGCTGGCAGCTTCGTGGGGTTCCAGCTTCTCTTCTCGGTGGTCAGCCCGCGGCTCGCCTCCACCATCACTCCAGATTGCAGACGGCTCCCTCCACCCAAGCTGACCGAGTGGAACTCCAG GTTGGTGTCCACTGTACACGCCCTGATTGTGGGCTTCTTCTGCTTATACATCCTGTGGTTTGATGACGCCGTCAACGCCAACCCAGTCTG GGGTGACCCCAATCTTGTCAAACTTAACGTAGCCATAACCTGTGGTTACCTCGTCTATG ATCTTGTGTTGTTGGCGTGTAACTGGAAAACTATGGGGGACGGTTTTTTCGTCTGCCACCACTTGGCGGCGCTCTACGCTTACGGATATGTTTTG ACACGCGGCGTGCTTCCGTACTTCGCCAACTTCCGCCTCATCTCGGAGCTTTCCACGCCGTTCGTGAACCAGAG GTGGTTCTTTGAGGCCCTGAAGTACCCGCGCTCGCACTGGATGGTGGTCTCCAACGGCGTCGCCATGGCGGTGGTGTTCTTCCTTGTCCGCATCGCCGTGATGCCGTCCTACTGGGCCAGCGTCTTTGCCACCTTCGGCACCCCAGAGTTCGAGAGGCTGGGTTTGGGAGCCCAGGTAGCCTGGATCACATCCTGCATCGCGCTGGACGTCCTGAACACCATCTGGATGTATAAAATCGCTCGCGGCTGCTTCAAGGTCCTAATGGGGAGGGGAGGGGCTAAAGTCAAACATGTAGAGGACAAAAAGTCCTCTTCAGACAGCAAACACGTGAACAACCACACCGACTGA